Proteins encoded together in one Gemmatimonadaceae bacterium window:
- a CDS encoding acyl-CoA carboxylase subunit beta yields the protein MRDKLDRLSQAREAAEQGGGAARVAQQHAKGKLSARERLDVLLDEGSFVEIDRFVTSRSLAPGEAPIYGDGVVTGHGRIEGRMVYVFSQDFTVFGGSLSEAHAAKICKIMDLAVKNGAPVIGLNDSGGARIQEGVVSLGGYADIFLRNTLASGVIPQISAILGPCAGGAVYSPAITDFIYMVRGTSYMFVTGPNVVKTVTHEDVTMEQLGGADTHAGTSGVAHFACDSELACLQHIRDLFRYVPSNNVDDPPRGRGTDPRDRRDESLLSIVPDNPNKPYDMHEVIGRIVDDGHFYEVQPDYAPNILVGFAHLGGFSVGIVANQPAVLAGVLDINASMKAARFVRFCDCFNIPILTIEDVPGFLPGVAQEHNGIIKHGAKLLYAYCEATVPKLTVITRKAYGGAYDVMSSKHIRGDYNIAWPTAEIAVMGPKGAVEILYRKEIAEAEDPQAALDARVAEYTEKFANPYIAAARGYVDDVIDPRDTRPRLIEALESLRGKRDKNPPKKHGNLPL from the coding sequence ATGCGCGACAAGCTCGATCGGCTGTCGCAGGCCCGCGAGGCCGCGGAACAGGGCGGGGGCGCCGCGCGCGTCGCCCAGCAACATGCCAAGGGCAAGCTCTCGGCGCGCGAGCGCCTGGACGTCCTGCTCGACGAAGGCTCCTTCGTGGAGATCGACCGCTTCGTCACCTCGCGCTCCCTCGCACCGGGCGAGGCCCCGATCTACGGCGATGGGGTCGTGACCGGGCACGGTCGCATCGAAGGGCGCATGGTCTATGTCTTCTCGCAAGACTTCACCGTATTCGGCGGGTCGCTGTCCGAAGCGCATGCGGCCAAGATCTGCAAGATCATGGATCTCGCGGTCAAGAACGGCGCCCCGGTGATCGGGCTCAATGACTCGGGCGGCGCGCGCATTCAAGAAGGCGTGGTCTCGCTCGGCGGCTATGCCGACATCTTCCTGCGCAACACGCTCGCGTCCGGCGTCATTCCGCAGATCTCGGCCATCCTGGGCCCGTGCGCCGGTGGCGCGGTGTACTCACCGGCCATCACCGACTTCATCTACATGGTGCGCGGCACGAGCTACATGTTCGTGACGGGTCCCAACGTCGTGAAGACGGTGACGCACGAAGACGTCACCATGGAGCAGCTCGGCGGCGCCGACACGCACGCCGGCACAAGCGGCGTCGCGCACTTCGCCTGCGACTCCGAGCTTGCCTGCCTCCAGCACATCCGGGACCTCTTCCGCTATGTGCCCAGCAACAACGTCGATGATCCACCGCGCGGTCGCGGCACCGATCCGCGCGACCGACGCGACGAGTCGCTCCTCAGCATCGTCCCCGACAATCCGAACAAGCCGTATGACATGCACGAAGTCATCGGCCGTATTGTCGACGACGGCCACTTCTACGAAGTGCAGCCGGATTATGCGCCGAACATTCTCGTCGGCTTCGCGCATCTCGGCGGCTTCAGCGTGGGCATCGTGGCCAATCAGCCGGCCGTGCTCGCCGGCGTGCTCGATATCAACGCGTCCATGAAGGCCGCCCGCTTCGTGCGCTTCTGCGACTGCTTCAACATCCCCATTCTCACCATTGAGGATGTGCCCGGGTTTCTCCCCGGCGTGGCGCAGGAACACAACGGCATCATCAAGCACGGCGCCAAGCTGCTGTATGCCTACTGCGAAGCGACCGTGCCCAAGCTCACCGTGATCACGCGCAAGGCCTACGGCGGCGCGTATGACGTCATGAGCTCCAAGCACATCCGCGGCGACTACAACATTGCGTGGCCGACGGCCGAAATCGCCGTCATGGGTCCGAAGGGCGCGGTGGAGATTCTCTACCGCAAGGAGATCGCCGAGGCCGAGGATCCACAGGCCGCGCTGGACGCCCGCGTGGCGGAGTACACCGAGAAGTTCGCGAATCCCTACATCGCCGCCGCGCGTGGCTACGTCGATGACGTGATCGACCCGCGCGACACGCGCCCGCGCCTCATCGAGGCGCTCGAATCGCTGCGCGGCAAGCGGGACAAGAATCCGCCCAAGAAGCACGGCAACCTTCCGCTCTGA
- a CDS encoding energy transducer TonB, whose amino-acid sequence MIKTSRLTLLAIAFAVTGPFVRTAQAQDEKVYPIAEVTDKPKFASSIRAAELIQQSYPADLKSRGVGGMVELQFVVDSKGKVDPASVEVVDATQTALGEAAKRVVAKLDFQPGKVNGAAVKTKVVLPIIYKPQ is encoded by the coding sequence ATGATCAAGACGAGCCGTCTGACCCTGCTCGCCATCGCGTTTGCTGTCACTGGCCCCTTCGTCCGCACGGCTCAGGCCCAGGACGAGAAGGTCTACCCCATCGCTGAAGTCACCGACAAGCCGAAGTTCGCCTCGTCGATCCGCGCCGCGGAGCTGATCCAGCAGTCGTATCCGGCCGACCTCAAGTCGCGCGGTGTCGGCGGCATGGTCGAGCTCCAGTTCGTCGTGGACTCGAAGGGCAAGGTGGATCCGGCCTCGGTCGAAGTCGTGGATGCGACGCAGACGGCCCTGGGTGAAGCGGCCAAGCGCGTGGTGGCCAAGCTGGACTTCCAGCCGGGCAAGGTGAACGGCGCGGCGGTGAAGACGAAGGTGGTGCTGCCGATCATCTACAAGCCGCAGTAA